Proteins from one Athene noctua chromosome 20, bAthNoc1.hap1.1, whole genome shotgun sequence genomic window:
- the SETX gene encoding putative helicase senataxin has translation MSTCRWCTLSGSDTTEFLKSYAFKRLSPEDLEGSSDDLCYCLECVVEYHKAKEKLPRLHEVLWELETSRLVAHIEKSMQKEAGDDEELFIVDENGDTQLSGYVGPDFENNLRVPLIEMLKYPYLLLHERVAELCVEVLCRMEQSHCSFQVFEKYAGIYLFLVHPNELIRRWAILTARNLGKVDRDDYYDLQEVLTCMFRVIELGLFERPDIYSSSVVEKGKLILLPSHLYDTANYKNYWLGICMLLTVLEEQAMDSLLLGPDKQNDFMQSILHTMEKEADDDSADPFWPALHCFMVILDQLGSKVWGQLIDPVQAFQTIINSVSYNNEIRNIRSSFKRMKSEPESDCGDDMVTCSQMVYNYNTEKPQKDTGWKTAICPDYCPNMYEDMQTLANVLQSDIGREMRVHHSTFLWFIPFVQSLMDLKDLGVAYIVEVIHYLCSEIRGILNERMQQCDKISEFFLLILVSIIELHRNKKCLHLLWISSQEWVEAVVRCAKLPAIAFTRCTEKASGHYARGSSAVSLQASNSVQHACVQLIRSLLKEGYQLGQHALCKQYLDKLNLLLRGNLSSGWQLNIQETQELQMCLKQVIRSIKDRVLNTSMSVGNTNSTTLPATSVKQERSVCSDGFEMGAHSRDDLCSLFAAVWKEGRGGDYRENPFPRRETAWEEECRDASKSSRSWTSTDMNIKKECNDFTIWEYVCPQDSLAPKICGKVQENRNSDLVVRQCDTDNQCFNPSAQHSDFRREELENKCEAGSVTPTHLAAQTHIGSPERVYSSDVKESSMSPSSSSKFKVDAHKLANLKDKVQKIKWPSELLKPAKPCDLKKSRLATSASKAEVEQSKFCTDVCTSKDKHQGVNTSCGNEISVDSPSSRSYESTQEKSISSGFQPRLVVTKQVSKETPLDCSSSSKNVPGVEENEDGRILLPGISDTSLKKVATEEKSVLKSLFKKDTDMQTSDWGQPNLNDLVNYDCKGQISKTFCMDKTSGNGCVPSSSENKRDISNSASQIRPLSVKCESSDRLFEFSEYFKRENSVGKEEEDFAKMVSEDNLTDSQVDRELSKLAAHARGVDFPFDASQETSVHHNICGIKRKVKGAVRSSSDDQGTKSPCDTDSLDNQVIIISDSSDEEEKGVADEEETKKRNENVCSEKQPSTSSCISDSDNKTKAKAPNSPLLLEDCESQYFEFETEDDVFSVWQDTQVYSMEETQEYKQDRVSTSVDSSSSDVLVNDHTNEWGYDMDYMSDDTMEEAANLTEKQVENISYQKEADNTKELTNSTLEESVSKGSPKGQLENFADKGTVAKDFTPDSKVTEPRASTSNVSLASKLALKKSSMSPRKKIAKSEVARTIQRSPKKPPVLKTAQNKKLLQTTSKNSQPGRLMPAVVPPRKVRQRPAPASTVEKLGLKKAPRKAFELSQGSLDSVAALRSHGKAAGRVGVAQKQKTKLIAPQTLSVKHNKKLLACQDRQFLRQIRPQKSVRVKSPAASSESRNKNISKVDTKSTKQMPKSFQLASVERSVKNQREKKREETVCPSASERKFESLSVKETYVSKMPCSSDSNRKSEDSSMMVPPVSKDSSLSSAALVGDKDEPSGEGCIVQPESEKTTSEENGSKPDENREDDDSLFLTQLDPVDMDLCSQEESVQDYTVASKKPEEMDTAERLQQDESSTPVKSKYKDCVEKAGEGSSNHPGTSSETDHLFAKPSLLPPSKTRKPSTTKTFSSSSSSRNAAFSKDLEDVKKPPSASKSKLNAAKPVVARPPNARAIPAGNQTSRSPSPSNVLQPRSSNNVLQSQNRQNDNASNISRRPAPEARSYFLDSQQRERLFYDVILQWTYEMFTYTSQVGTPVNLLHSVVPSVPVRFQGYDEYFSTFFPLMMLNAFETLVQEWMENQRAEEKSYYFHLQNFWAHMNMANFTAHFQESDLARQLHPKEDDLIFFVVQKKKDTLKEESEMENHTMNYVGLVRRFSRASGCSARQKEQHTLCHLCVETQGDLSFFINKQVKCVVVGSLVTTHRTFRGLNLLPKSFLAKPIMDPNYSDFCPRGLPVASESAASDMNEYNEDQKRAIETAYAIVKEQPLLPKICLIHGPPGTGKSKTIVGLLSRILRENTRNEKTTQRVSSKIKPNRFLVCAPSNAAVDELMKKIIIAFKEKCQNKQEPLGNCGDIKLVRLGAEKAINSEVRGFSLDKQVEHRMKRKPTECDQDIQKKKAALDQKLDMLSRQRAMRRCERRESQMLDDEIGRLSKERQQLASQLKEVRGHSQKVQTDILLESDIICCTLSTSGGSLLEGAFWPQRLCPFSCVIVDEAGQSCEVETLIPLLHHCSKLVLVGDPRQLPPTVKSIKAQECGYGQSLMARLHRHLEEQVQQNLLRSLPVVQLTVQYRMHPDICLFPSNYVYGRTLKTDKATEENRCSSDWPFQPYLIFDVGDGREERDNDSFSNPQEVKLVMELIRTIKQKRKDLGVRRIGIITPYSAQKKKIQEQLDRVFRNNSPGEVDTVDAFQGREKDCIIVTCVRANSTKGSIGFLASLQRLNVTITRARFSLFILGRLKTLMENKDWNQLIQDAQKRGAIIKTSEKNYRKDAVKILKIKATVQPPTKAGTKPPPPWQAGSSSSKRGEFADPREASSPRELAAGHMALQGSRGPQQVQGAQAADSRRGSASASREAAALPADKPRDPRLVSMATRTETQGKEQASKDSSWSAQSSPGSTSQQGLRDQISGKETSKKPQQTTGRCDVASTSSYAARHEGGWRAPVLRNSSRALSEGGQSNSSKTDEDYRILTRRTPEESPENTESISAKRRKTSQ, from the exons ATGAGCACATGTCGATGGTGCACACTTAGTGGTTCTGACACCACTGAGTTCCTGAAGAGCTATGCTTTTAAACGGTTGTCCCCGGAAGATCTTGAAGGATCCAGTGATGATCTCTGTTACTGCTTGGAGTGTGTGGTTGAATAccacaaagcaaaggaaaaattgcCAAGGTTGCATGAG GTCTTGTGGGAGCTGGAAACCTCCCGTCTTGTTGCCCACATTGAGAAATCCATGCAAAAAGAAGCTGGAGATGATGAGGAGTTGTTTATAGTGGATGAGAATGGAGACACACAACTCTCTGGTTATGTGGGCCCAGATTTTGAAAATAACCTGCGAGTGCCCCTTATAGAAATGCTGAAATACCCATATCTGCTGCTGCATGAGAGAGTCG CTGAGCTGTGTGTAGAAGTGCTCTGTAGAATGGAACAAAGTCACTGCTCCTTTCAGGTCTTTGAGAAATATGCGGGAATTTATCTCTTTTTGGTACACCCAAATGAATTG ATTCGTCGATGGGCCATCCTAACAGCAAGGAATTTGGGGAAGGTTGACAGGGATGATTACTATGACCTACAGGAAGTGCTGACTTGCATGTTCAGAGTTATTGAGTTGGGGCTTTTTGAGAGGCCAGATATTTACAGTTCTTCAGTGGTTGAGAAGGGTAAACTCATCCTTCTGCCATCTCATTTATATGATACTGCCAACTACAAGAACTATTGGCTAG GGATTTGTATGTTGCTGACAGTGCTGGAAGAACAAGCTATGGACTCCTTGTTACTGGGCCCAGACAAACAAAATGATTTCATGCAGTCTATACTTCACACCATGGAGAAAGAAGCAGATG ATGATTCTGCTGACCCCTTCTGGCCTGCGCTGCATTGTTTCATGGTTATTTTGGATCAGCTCGGATCTAAAGTATGGGGTCAGCTTATTGATCCTGTCCAAGCCTTTCAAACCATTATCAACAGTGTGAGCTACAAcaatgaaataagaaatataCGCAGTAGCTTTAAGAG gATGAAATCTGAACCGGAGTCAGACTGTGGTGATGACATGGTTACTTGCAGTCAGATGGTGTATAATTATAACACAGAAAAGCCTCAAAag gataCTGGCTGGAAGACAGCCATTTGTCCAGACTACTGCCCCAACATGTACGAAGACATGCAAACACTGGCTAATGTGCTTCAGTCTGATATTGGCAGAGAGATGCGTGTCCATCACAGCACGTTTCTGTGGTTCATCCCTTTTGTTCAGTCACTTATGGATCTCAAGGACTTGGGTGTAGCATATATAGTAGAGGTCATTCACTACCTCTGCTCAGAAATCAGAGGTATTCTCAATGAAAGAATGCAGCAGTGTGACAAAATCTCTGAATTTTTTCTCCTGATCTTGGTGTCGATTATTGAACTACACAGAAATAAGAAGTGCCTGCATTTGCTGTGGATTAGCTCCCAAGAATGGGTGGAAGCAGTGGTGAGATGTGCTAAGCTTCCAGCTATAGCATTTACACGGTGTACTGAAAAAGCATCTGGACACTATGCAAGAGGTTCATCAGCAGTATCTTTACAAGCCTCTAACTCTGTGCAGCATGCCTGTGTGCAGTTGATACGGAGCCTTCTTAAAGAAGGCTATCAACTTGGGCAGCATGCTCTTTGCAAGCAATACCTAGACAAACTCAATCTTCTTCTACGAGGAAATCTATCTTCAGGTTGGCAGCTGAACATCCAGGAAACCCAGGAATTACAAATGTGTTTAAAGCAAGTTATAAGAAGTATAAAGGACAGAGTATTGAATACCTCCATGTCCGTAGGAAACACAAACTCTACCACTTTGCCTGCCACCTCTGTAAAGCAAGAGAGGAGTGTATGTAGTGATGGATTTGAGATGGGTGCACACAGCAGAGATGACCTTTGTTCACTGTTTGCTGCTGTATGGAAGGAAGGCAGAGGTGGAGATTATAGAGAGAACCCTTTCCCTAGAAGAGAGACTGCCTGGGAAGAGGAATGTAGAGATGCATCTAAAAGTTCAAGATCTTGGACATCCACAGATATGAATATTAAAAAGGAATGTAATGACTTCACAATTTGGGAATATGTCTGCCCGCAGGACTCTTTGGCACCTAAAATATGTGGGAAAGTTCAGGAAAATAGAAACAGTGACCTTGTGGTAAGGCAATGTGATACAGATAATCAGTGCTTTAATCCAAGCGCCCAGCATTCAGATTTCAGAAGAGAAGAGTTGGAAAACAAATGTGAAGCAGGATCCGTAACACCAACGCATCTGGCTGCTCAAACTCATATTGGTTCTCCAGAACGTGTTTATAGCTCAGATGTAAAGGAAAGCAGTATGTCTCCCAGTTCCTCTTCAAAGTTTAAAGTAGATGCACATAAGCTTGCGAATTTGAAAGACAAAGTACAGAAAATCAAATGGCCCTCAGAATTACTGAAGCCAGCAAAGCCATGTGACTTAAAAAAATCCCGTTTAGCAACAAGTGCTTCAAAAGCAGAGGTAGAGCAATCTAAGTTTTGCACTGACGTGTGTACAAGCAAAGATAAACATCAGGGAGTGAATACATCATGTGGAAATGAAATCTCCGTTGATAGTCCATCTTCAAGGAGTTATGAAAGTACACAGGAGAAGAGTATTAGCAGTGGTTTTCAACCCAGACTGGTTGTCACTAAACAGGTATCAAAAGAAACACCACTAGATTGCTCTAGCTCCTCTAAAAATGTACCTGGTGTGGAGGAAAATGAAGATGGCCGTATTTTGCTTCCAGGAATTAGTGACACCTCACTGAAAAAAGTAGCCActgaagaaaaatcagtgttgAAGTCTCTGTTTAAGAAAGACACTGACATGCAAACTTCAGACTGGGGGCAGCCTAATCTAAATGACTTGGTTAATTATGACTGTAAAGGTCaaatttcaaagacattttgtaTGGATAAAACTTCAGGAAATGGTTGTGTTCCATCTAGCTCTGAAAACAAGAGGGATATATCCAACTCTGCTTCTCAGATCAGGCCACTGTCAGTGAAGTGTGAATCAAGTGACAGGTTGTTtgaattttcagaatatttcaagagagaaaattcagtggggaaggaggaggaggattttGCGAAGATGGTTTCTGAAGATAATTTAACAGATTCCCAGGTTGATAGAGAACTCAGTAAATTAGCTGCGCATGCTAGAGGTGTTGATTTTCCTTTTGATGCAAGCCAAGAAACCTCAGTGCATCATAATATTTGTGGTATTAAAAGGAAAGTGAAAGGTGCTGTAAGATCTTCCAGTGATGACCAGGGTACCAAGTCTCCCTGTGATACAGATAGCCTTGACAATCAAGTCATTATAATTTCAGACTCTTccgatgaagaagaaaaaggtgtgGCTGAtgaggaggaaacaaaaaaaaggaatgaaaatgtgTGTTCTGAAAAGCAGCCTTCAACTTCCAGCTGCATTTCTGATAGtgataacaaaacaaaagcaaaggctCCAAACTCTCCCTTGTTACTGGAAGACTGTGAGTCTCAGTACTTTGAATTTGAAACAGAAGATGATGTCTTTTCGGTTTGGCAAGATACTCAAGTGTATAGTATGGAAGAAACTCAAGAGTATAAACAAGATCGTGTTTCGACATCGGTTGATAGTAGTAGTTCAGATGTCTTAGTGAATGATCACACAAATGAATGGGGTTATGATATGGATTACATGAGTGATGATACCATGGAAGAAGCAGCGAACTTGACAGAAAAGCAGGTAGAAAACATTTCTTATCAGAAAGAAGCTGATAATACAAAAGAACTAACTAATTCAACGTTGGAAGAATCTGTTAGTAAGGGAAGTCCAAAAGGCCAACTGGAGAATTTTGCAGACAAAGGTACTGTTGCTAAAGACTTCACCCCGGACTCAAAAGTGACTGAACCCAGAGCATCTACATCTAATGTCTCATTAGCTTCAAAATTGGCCCTTAAGAAAAGTAGCATGAGCCCACGGAAGAAAATAGCGAAATCTGAGGTAGCAAGAACCATTCAAAGAAGTCCTAAAAAGCCTCCTGTTCttaaaacagcacaaaataaaaaactACTTCAAACTACATCAAAAAATTCACAACCTGGTAGGTTAATGCCTGCTGTGGTTCCTCCAAGGAAAGTTCGGCAGCGTCCTGCACCAGCATCAACTGTAGAAAAACTTGGTCTGAAGAAGGCACCCCGCAAAGCATTTGAATTATCCCAGGGCTCTTTAGACAGTGTAGCTGCATTGCGCAGCCATGGTAAAGCTGCAGGGAGAGTTGGAGTTGCACAGAAACAGAAGACTAAGCTAATTGCTCCTCAGACTTTGTCTGTAAAGCACAATAAAAAATTACTAGCCTGCCAAGACCGTCAGTTTTTAAGGCAGATAAGGCCCCAAAAGAGTGTCAGAGTGAAAAGTCCTGCAGCAAGTTCTGAGagtagaaataaaaacattagcAAAGTGGATACAAAATCTACGAAACAAATGCCTAAAAGTTTTCAACTGGCATCTGTTGAAAGATCTGTcaaaaaccaaagagagaaaaaaagggaggagacAGTTTGTCCCTCTGCCAGTGAGAGAAAATTTGAAAGCCTCTCTGTGAAGGAGACATATGTCTCTAAAATGCCTTGTTCTTCAGACTCAAACAGAAAATCAGAGGATAGCAGTATGATGGTTCCTCCTGTATCTAAGGATTCAAGTCTCTCTTCAGCTGCACTTGTTGGAGATAAAGATGAACCTTCAGGAGAAGGTTGCATTGTGCAGCCTGAGAGTGAGAAGacaacttcagaagaaaatggaagtaaaCCAGATGAAAACAGGGAGGATGATGatagtttatttttaactcagttAGATCCTGTAGATATGGACTTGTGTTCTCAGGAGGAAAGTGTTCAAGATTATACTGTAGCTAGtaaaaagccagaagaaatgGATACTGCTGAAAGACTTCAGCAGGATGAATCCTCGACTCCTGTGAAATCGAAGTACAAAGACTGTGTGGAAAAAGCAGGAGAGGGCTCTAGTAACCATCCAGGCACCAGCTCAGAAACAGATCACTTGTTTGCCAAACCCTCTCTCCTGCCACCTTCTAAAACAAGAAAGCCTTCCACTACCAAAACTTTCAGCTCGTCAAGTTCTTCACGGAATGCAGCCTTCAGCAAGGATCTCGAAGATGTTAAAAAGCCACCATCAGCTTCAAAAAGCAAACTGAATGCAGCAAAACCAGTGGTGGCCAGGCCACCAAATGCAAGGGCTATACCAGCAGGAAATCAAACATCCAGGTCTCCAAGTCCCAGTAACGTACTTCAACCCCGTAGTTCTAATAATGTTCTCCAGTCACAAAATAGACAGAATGACAATGCTTCAAATATTTCCCGAAGGCCTGCCCCAGAAGCACGTTCTTACTTTCTTGATAGTCAGCAGCGTGAAAGATTGTTTTATGATGTAATTCTGCAGTGGACGTACGAAATGTTTACATACACCAGCCAGGTTGGAACTCCAGTTAATCTCCTGCATTCTGTAGTACCCTCTGTTCCTGTCCGGTTTCAGGGATACGATGAGTATTTTAGCACATTTTTCCCCTTGATGATGCTAAATGCCTTTGAAACG CTGGTGCAAGAGTGGATGGAAAACCAGAGAGCAGAAGAGAAGAGTTACTACTTCCACTTACAGAACTTCTGGGCTCACATGAATATGGCAAATTTTACAG CTCACTTTCAAGAAAGTGATTTGGCAAGGCAGCTTCATCCAAAGGAGgatgacttaattttttttgtggtacaaaagaaaaaagacacccTTAAGGAAGAAAGTGAGATGGAGAACCATACAATGAATTATGTTGGTCTTGTGAGACGATTTTCTCGTGCGTCTGGCTGTTCAGCTA GACAAAAGGAGCAGCATACTCTCTGTCATCTTTGTGTGGAAACTCAAGGCGATTTGTCATTCTTCATAAATAAGCAAGTGAAGTGTGTGGTGGTTGGCTCCCTGGTTACCACACACCGAACATTCAGAGGTCTAAACCTACTGCCCAAGAGTTTCTTGGCTAAACCCATCATGGATCCAAATTACAGTGACTTCTGTCCCAGAGGTTTGCCCGTAGCTTCAGAAAGTGCT GCATCAGATATGAATGAATACAATGAAGATCAGAAGAGAGCCATTGAGACAGCTTATGCTATAGTAAAGGAACAACCACTGCTTCCCAAGATCTGCCTCATCCACGGACCACCTGGAACAGGGAAATCAAAAACTATTGTTGGACTTCTGTCTCGTATTTTGAGAGAA AACACTAGGAATGAAAAGACAACTCAAAGAGTAAGTTCCAAGATCAAGCCAAACCGGTTTCTAGTTTGTGCACCATCAAATGCTGCTGTTGATGAACTCATGAAAAAGATCATCATTGCATTTAAGGAAAAATGCCAAAACAAGCAGGAGCCTTTGG gaaattGTGGTGATATCAAATTAGTGCGACTTGGTGCTGAAAAAGCAATCAACAGTGAAGTCCGGGGATTTAGCCTTGATAAACAAGTTGAACACAGAATGA AACGAAAGCCAACTGAGTGTGACCAggatattcagaagaaaaaagcagctctGGATCAAAAACTGGACATGCTGTCTCGTCAGCGTGCCATGCGCAGATGTGAGAGGAGGGAG AGTCAAATGTTAGATGATGAAATTGGCAGACTTTCAAAGGAGAGACAACAGCTTGCTTCTCAACTAAAGGAG GTTCGGGGGCACTCTCAGAAAGTACAGACAGATATCCTCTTGGAGTCCGACATCATCTGCTGCACTCTGAGCACAAGTGGAGGAAGTCTGCTGGAAggtgctttttggccgcaaagaCTTTGTCCTTTCAGCTGTGTCATTGTGGATGAG GCAGGGCAGTCCTGTGAGGTTGAAACGCTGATTCCACTGTTGCATCACTGTTCTAAACTTGTCCTTGTTGGAGATCCCAGACAGCTCCCTCCTACTGTAAAATCAATA AAAGCTCAGGAATGTGGCTACGGCCAGTCCTTGATGGCACGCCTGCACAGGCACCTGGAGGAACAAGTGCAGCAGAACCTTTTGCGAAGCCTGCCGGTCGTGCAGCTGACGGTGCAGTACAGGATGCATCCTGACATCTGCCTCTTCCCATCCAATTATGTTTATGGCAGGACTCTAAAGACTGACAA AGCAACAGAAGAGAACAGATGTTCTTCAGACTGGCCGTTCCAGCCCTACCTTATTTTTGATGTAGGAGACGGTCGTGAGGAGCGAGACAATGA CTCTTTTAGTAATCCTCAGGAAGTGAAGCTGGTGATGGAATTAATTAgaacaattaaacaaaaaaggaaggATCTGGGAGTTCGTCGCATTGGAATAATTACCCCTTACAGCgcgcagaaaaagaaaattcaagaaCAACTGGACAGAGTGTTTAGAAATAACAG CCCAGGAGAAGTGGATACAGTGGATGCATTCCAGGGACGAGAGAAAGACTGCATCATAGTGACATGTGTCCGGGCAAACAGCACCAAAGGGTCAATTGG ATTTCTGGCAAGTCTTCAGCGTCTGAACGTTACAATTACTCGAGCCAGATTCAGCCTCTTCATCCTTGGAAGACTGAAAACGCTGATG gaaaataaagactgGAATCAGTTGATTCAGGATGCTCAGAAGAGAGGTGCCATTAtcaagacatcagaaaaaaactACAGGAAAGATGCTGTTAAGATTTTGAAGATCAAGGCAACAGTACAGCCCCCAACCAAAGCAGGGACAAAGCCACCTCCTCCGTGGCAGGCTGGTTCTTCCAGTAGCAAGAGGGGTGAGTTTGCAGATCCAAGGGAGGCCAGTAGCCCACGGGAGCTCGCTGCTGGCCACATGGCACTGCAGGGAAGCAGAGGGCCCCAGCAGGTGCAGGGTGCTCAGGCTGCAGACTCCAGGAGAGGCAGTGCCTCTGCATCCAGGGAGGCTGCAGCGCTTCCCGCTGATAAACCGCGGGACCCGAGGCTGGTGAGCATGGCCACTAGAACTGAAACACAAGGGAAGGAGCAGGCCTCAAAGGACAGCAGTTGGTCAGCACAGAGCAGCCCAGGGTCAACGTCACAGCAAGGCCTCAGGGATCAgatttctggaaaagaaacatcTAAGAAACCCCAGCAAACAACGGGACGGTGCGACGTGGCTTCCACGTCGTCTTACGCAGCTCGGCACGAGGGCGGCTGGAGAGCTCCTGTATTGAGAAACAGTTCAAGAGCCCTCAGTGAGGGAGGTCAAAGTAATAGCAGCAAAACGGACGAAGACTATCGTATTTTAACGAGGAGAACACCAGAGGAATCACCAGAGAACACAGAATCAATCAGTGCCAAGCGAAGAAAGACCTCTCAGTGA